A single genomic interval of Asterias amurensis chromosome 1, ASM3211899v1 harbors:
- the LOC139954533 gene encoding uncharacterized protein, with product MEGDGAPSSSLAMEDQLNNNFAAVPDCLLPDLDPASLYSLEDDQAVPVFDQAVSSGIDTLLNGTSWPPSQRDDDGYSRSFEQFVNTSRTQGSALSHGDVPTSSSYPLTSNGSSSSSQGADGQAPVPTSTSPTSDDVTSLHCSICFRTFKHKLSLTNHQRSHTTRQPYSCTICGETFKYKTNFKRHKRGHVREMRICKYCGLNMDSDYDLVQHEKEHRRQQKPLK from the coding sequence ATGGAAGGTGACGGTGCTCCTTCAAGCTCCCTCGCTATGGAGGACCAGTTAAATAACAACTTTGCTGCCGTGCCAGACTGTTTACTGCCCGATCTCGACCCAGCTAGTCTTTACAGTCTAGAGGACGACCAAGCCGTGCCCGTATTCGACCAGGCCGTGTCCAGTGGTATAGACACGCTTCTTAATGGGACGAGTTGGCCACCAAGTCAACGAGACGATGACGGTTATAGCCGTAGCTTTGAACAATTCGTAAACACCTCAAGAACACAAGGGAGCGCCCTGTCTCATGGAGATGTTCCGACTTCCTCGTCTTATCCACTGACTTCAAACGGGAGTAGTAGTTCCTCTCAAGGCGCTGATGGGCAGGCGCCCGTCCCAACTTCTACGTCACCTACGTCTGACGACGTGACGTCACTTCACTGCTCCATCTGTTTCCGAACTTTCAAACATAAATTGAGCCTCACCAACCACCAGAGGTCCCACACTACAAGGCAGCCGTACTCGTGTACGATATGCGGGGAGACGTTCAAGTACAAGACCAATTTCAAACGACACAAGCGGGGCCACGTGAGGGAGATGCGGATATGTAAATATTGCGGGCTAAATATGGACAGCGATTATGATTTAGTGCAACATGAGAAAGAACACAGACGTCAGCAAAAACccttaaaataa